One genomic window of Trichlorobacter lovleyi includes the following:
- a CDS encoding choice-of-anchor D domain-containing protein has translation MTNNRCFTIRITMITALLLMLPLFSSSALAEICWGKVCSGSICCSGHGTCESFNNCVCDEGYEGKECATPLFCGTVACDSTCGGHGVCGVATIPSLTGTASNGLTCTAFYGIFATCTGTTGLPAYGESVTFILNGQSGTCTYVSSTACTWTYLFTTAGSEARCRCDDGYGGACCTFAATLAPAALDFGNVTGATDSVSVPVTFTNPMMASALTLGTITLSGANSGDFSLGSGTCAAGGNVAAAGTCTVIVTFTPTAIGTRSATLTVTTVSPAVTLTTSLTGTGTVSADSIAIDPNVSTTLYAGLAGAGIYKSTNGGTSWTAATTQPANTRIKAVVINKSDTAILYAATYGGGVFKSTNSGVDWTACGAQPANVKLKSLVMDGNGKLFAGTEAGVFVSADGCTSWVAMNAGLP, from the coding sequence ATGACCAACAACCGTTGTTTCACCATCCGTATCACCATGATCACCGCACTGCTGCTCATGCTGCCGCTATTCAGCTCAAGCGCCCTGGCCGAGATCTGCTGGGGTAAGGTCTGTAGCGGCTCCATTTGCTGCAGCGGCCACGGCACCTGCGAGAGCTTCAACAACTGCGTCTGCGATGAAGGCTATGAGGGCAAAGAGTGCGCGACTCCCCTCTTCTGCGGCACGGTCGCCTGCGACAGCACCTGCGGCGGCCACGGCGTGTGCGGCGTGGCGACGATCCCTTCGCTTACGGGCACAGCCAGCAACGGTCTGACCTGCACTGCCTTCTATGGCATATTCGCAACATGCACGGGGACCACCGGCCTGCCGGCGTATGGCGAGTCGGTGACATTCATACTGAACGGACAGTCGGGGACCTGCACGTATGTCTCTTCCACTGCATGCACTTGGACCTACTTATTCACCACCGCCGGTAGCGAGGCCCGTTGTCGCTGCGATGACGGCTATGGCGGCGCATGCTGCACGTTTGCCGCCACCCTGGCGCCGGCGGCCCTTGATTTCGGCAACGTCACCGGCGCCACCGATAGCGTATCGGTCCCCGTCACCTTCACCAACCCCATGATGGCCAGCGCCCTGACCTTGGGCACCATCACCCTGAGCGGCGCCAACAGCGGTGATTTCAGCCTGGGCAGCGGCACCTGCGCCGCAGGCGGGAACGTGGCCGCCGCTGGGACCTGCACCGTGATCGTCACCTTCACCCCCACCGCCATCGGCACGCGCAGCGCCACCCTGACCGTCACCACCGTCTCGCCCGCCGTCACCCTGACCACCAGCCTGACCGGCACCGGGACCGTCTCCGCCGACAGTATCGCTATTGATCCGAACGTCTCCACCACCCTCTACGCCGGGCTGGCAGGGGCGGGTATCTACAAGAGCACCAACGGCGGGACAAGCTGGACGGCGGCGACGACCCAGCCGGCGAATACGCGTATCAAGGCAGTGGTAATCAACAAGAGCGATACGGCAATACTGTACGCCGCGACGTACGGCGGCGGGGTGTTCAAGAGCACGAACAGCGGCGTGGATTGGACTGCTTGCGGCGCCCAGCCGGCCAACGTGAAGCTGAAGTCGCTGGTGATGGATGGCAACGGCAAGCTCTTCGCGGGGACAGAGGCGGGGGTATTTGTGAGCGCCGACGGCTGCACAAGCTGGGTGGCGATGAATGCGGGGCTGCCGTAG
- a CDS encoding formylglycine-generating enzyme family protein, with translation MKSGSISTFAIIAAAMAISFAPLAARAGSPDNTGAPSVGSTVTATGGKTDKSLAVKTPVPQAAKVSHVKPGNGYREPMAAGMAFVNIPGGCYRMGDSFGHGLEGELPVHEVCVDDFALGKGPVTVGEFRAFVKATGYKTEAERRGGCGIWTFAPVERVRFDPKKNWQAPGFPQDDRHPVVCVTWNDADAYAAWLARASGIAYRLPTEAEYEYAARSGGKPYEYAWGSGPVSANVYDEAAMQRFLIKSKPESALYRGYDDGYAYTSPVGSFKPNELGLFDMAGNVCVWLADRYGETYYADSPRDNPTGPASGSQRMLRGSTWADDKRQTRTPLRIWYAPQTNSNDTGMRLAGPVR, from the coding sequence ATGAAATCAGGGAGCATCAGTACCTTTGCCATCATTGCCGCTGCAATGGCCATCTCTTTTGCTCCGCTTGCGGCCCGTGCCGGCAGCCCGGACAACACCGGCGCTCCATCCGTTGGGAGCACGGTGACCGCTACGGGCGGCAAGACCGATAAGTCGCTGGCGGTCAAAACCCCGGTGCCGCAAGCCGCAAAGGTATCTCACGTAAAGCCGGGAAACGGCTACCGTGAGCCAATGGCGGCGGGCATGGCGTTCGTCAATATCCCCGGCGGCTGCTACCGGATGGGAGACAGCTTCGGCCATGGCCTGGAGGGTGAGCTGCCGGTGCACGAGGTCTGTGTGGACGACTTTGCCCTGGGCAAGGGCCCGGTCACCGTGGGGGAGTTTCGCGCCTTTGTCAAGGCGACCGGCTACAAAACCGAAGCGGAACGGAGGGGAGGCTGCGGCATCTGGACGTTTGCACCGGTGGAGCGGGTCAGGTTCGATCCAAAAAAGAACTGGCAAGCCCCGGGCTTTCCCCAGGACGACCGCCATCCGGTGGTCTGCGTCACCTGGAACGATGCCGACGCCTATGCCGCCTGGCTGGCCAGGGCCAGCGGCATCGCCTACCGGCTCCCCACCGAGGCCGAATATGAATACGCCGCCCGTAGCGGCGGCAAGCCCTACGAATACGCCTGGGGCAGCGGTCCGGTTTCCGCCAATGTCTACGACGAGGCAGCCATGCAGCGCTTCCTCATCAAGAGCAAGCCCGAGTCCGCCCTCTACCGGGGGTATGACGACGGCTATGCCTACACCTCGCCGGTGGGGAGTTTCAAGCCCAACGAACTGGGGCTGTTCGATATGGCCGGCAATGTCTGCGTCTGGCTGGCCGACCGGTATGGGGAAACGTACTACGCCGACAGTCCGCGGGACAACCCCACAGGCCCGGCCAGCGGTAGCCAGCGCATGCTGCGCGGCTCCACCTGGGCCGACGACAAGCGCCAGACCCGCACCCCCCTGCGCATCTGGTACGCCCCCCAGACCAACAGCAACGACACCGGCATGCGCCTGGCCGGGCCGGTTCGGTAA